Proteins encoded by one window of Bacillota bacterium:
- a CDS encoding YdeI/OmpD-associated family protein, translated as MRRKEISFTTTIVPGRDRTYLALPTEAETIWGDQEHHYVAGTIQGRTFRGRTEIHGAQHILPIGPTWLRDNGMDANMTVECCLHLESPIIDDLPQDFASALRAEPRAAAFFEQIAPFYRKGYLRWVESAKRPETRAKRIMEAVQLLAEGRSQR; from the coding sequence GTGCGACGGAAAGAGATAAGCTTCACCACTACAATTGTCCCGGGACGGGACAGGACCTATCTTGCGCTACCGACGGAAGCGGAGACCATCTGGGGAGATCAGGAACACCATTACGTAGCGGGAACGATTCAGGGGCGCACGTTTCGAGGACGCACCGAGATTCATGGGGCACAACACATCCTGCCCATCGGCCCAACGTGGCTTCGCGATAACGGCATGGATGCGAATATGACAGTAGAGTGCTGTCTGCATCTGGAAAGTCCGATAATAGATGACCTGCCGCAGGATTTTGCCAGCGCGCTTCGGGCGGAGCCGCGGGCAGCGGCGTTCTTCGAACAAATCGCGCCCTTTTACCGAAAAGGTTATCTGCGGTGGGTCGAGAGCGCGAAGCGTCCCGAAACCCGCGCCAAACGGATTATGGAGGCGGTGCAGTTGCTGGCGGAAGGGCGAAGCCAGAGATAG
- a CDS encoding phytanoyl-CoA dioxygenase family protein: MSTSPRTVISDEERDFFLQNGYLILRGVLQGEELRRVQAAMDELTAYGSAEVRDDPDYMYGQGPQSGKPVLRRIEYVIDKQDEMKVLLGHPFILRSVEKLMGPDFIPTWDSMVLKMPGEGIIVPWHRDAGTDYVGDTPIFNVDFYLDEADEDTCVWVLPGSHLWSREQVQEWLAAHREQDTTKEHFKASGAVPALMQPGDVLFHNILVLHGSPYNLSDKIRRVVYYEFRTAHVEHQLGPHVPEYIPLKQRVLLSCIERRKQADYIPEDEIPFTYNPPEPFRVDWQPGTELPTYRYPHEQYWRK; encoded by the coding sequence ATGAGTACATCTCCACGCACCGTGATCAGCGACGAGGAACGCGATTTCTTCCTGCAGAACGGTTACCTGATTCTTCGTGGCGTCCTGCAGGGTGAGGAGCTGCGCCGTGTGCAGGCAGCGATGGACGAGCTGACGGCTTACGGCTCGGCGGAAGTACGCGACGACCCGGACTACATGTACGGACAGGGACCCCAGTCGGGAAAGCCCGTACTGCGACGCATCGAGTACGTCATCGACAAGCAAGATGAGATGAAGGTGTTGTTAGGACATCCCTTCATCCTGCGCTCGGTGGAGAAACTGATGGGCCCCGACTTCATCCCCACATGGGACTCGATGGTGCTGAAGATGCCCGGTGAGGGGATTATCGTCCCATGGCACCGCGATGCCGGTACGGATTATGTGGGAGATACGCCTATCTTCAACGTGGACTTCTATCTGGATGAGGCAGACGAAGACACATGTGTATGGGTTCTGCCGGGCAGCCACCTGTGGAGCCGGGAGCAGGTGCAGGAATGGCTCGCGGCGCATCGCGAGCAGGACACCACAAAGGAACACTTCAAGGCATCGGGGGCAGTGCCCGCACTCATGCAGCCGGGTGACGTGCTATTCCATAACATTCTGGTGCTGCACGGCTCGCCATACAACCTGTCGGACAAGATACGCCGTGTGGTCTACTACGAGTTTCGCACCGCGCACGTGGAGCACCAGCTGGGACCGCATGTGCCCGAATACATTCCCCTGAAACAGCGCGTGTTGCTCAGCTGCATTGAGCGACGAAAGCAGGCGGACTACATCCCGGAGGATGAGATTCCCTTCACGTACAACCCGCCGGAACCGTTCAGGGTGGACTGGCAACCGGGCACGGAGCTGCCGACCTATCGCTATCCGCACGAACAGTACTGGAGAAAGTAG
- a CDS encoding phytanoyl-CoA dioxygenase family protein has product MEFQPFTQSRDVINQPDALRERMQRDGYLFISGLVPPEDARAVCEDILQICREEGWADEEGFAIGEPRLEGHEGWWEVYDRLQCLESFHALAHHPNILRVIEAIVQEPVLVHPRNIARITFPATAHYTTPPHQDYPLIQGTPDTYTVWIPLCDCPIELGGLAVLPGSHTLGLLPVHRASGPGGLSVNTSRWGDTWHAQDMQAGDALIFHSYTVHRALVNVSERRLRISVDYRYQGVSQPIVEDGLRPHYERLSWDQIYQGWKRQDIQYYWQKYPLRIVPRDLTIMQPEEEYR; this is encoded by the coding sequence ATGGAGTTTCAACCGTTTACCCAATCTCGTGATGTGATAAACCAGCCAGATGCCCTGCGCGAGCGCATGCAAAGGGATGGCTACCTGTTTATTTCTGGTCTGGTTCCTCCTGAAGACGCCCGCGCCGTGTGCGAAGACATCCTGCAGATTTGTCGCGAGGAGGGCTGGGCAGATGAAGAGGGCTTCGCCATTGGCGAGCCGCGTCTGGAAGGTCATGAAGGCTGGTGGGAGGTCTACGACCGCCTGCAGTGTCTGGAAAGTTTTCACGCTTTGGCGCACCATCCAAACATCCTGCGAGTGATCGAAGCCATTGTGCAGGAACCGGTGCTGGTACATCCGCGCAACATCGCCCGGATTACATTTCCCGCGACGGCGCATTACACCACCCCGCCCCATCAGGACTATCCGCTCATTCAGGGCACACCGGATACCTACACCGTGTGGATACCGCTTTGCGACTGCCCCATCGAGCTGGGTGGTCTGGCAGTGCTGCCGGGTTCGCACACCTTGGGTTTGCTTCCCGTACACCGCGCCAGCGGCCCGGGCGGGTTGAGCGTGAATACCAGCCGCTGGGGCGACACCTGGCACGCGCAGGACATGCAGGCAGGCGATGCACTTATCTTCCACAGCTACACCGTGCACCGTGCTTTAGTGAACGTCAGTGAACGCAGGTTGCGTATCTCCGTAGACTACCGCTATCAGGGCGTTTCGCAACCAATCGTGGAAGATGGGCTGCGTCCGCATTACGAAAGGCTCAGCTGGGACCAGATATATCAGGGTTGGAAACGGCAGGACATCCAGTACTACTGGCAAAAGTACCCCTTGCGCATCGTGCCGCGCGATTTAACCATCATGCAACCAGAGGAGGAGTACCGATGA